A stretch of Anoplopoma fimbria isolate UVic2021 breed Golden Eagle Sablefish chromosome 4, Afim_UVic_2022, whole genome shotgun sequence DNA encodes these proteins:
- the LOC129090511 gene encoding GRIP and coiled-coil domain-containing protein 2-like yields MTQLEQPLTLRALRDENVAVRRDNEVLSRRNTDLHRENEDLHKNLVELELKYKYSRNKRKMALQIENEVFHAQNEALNKDVDSLHSEKEAMWTEREALCREIEDLHKQQKDFQMEKQTFHQNIRELNLKSKGEKEAIREQCHILQQEVWQLDRSLRDLEDVQELSKNLGNGQEAIRQECEELQQEVKQPEEVLQDSTVCENNYDTLKQKYESVSEQNKTLEQKLQEDILHDGEEAMLQNNNALQEQTQELLNCKQQLKNYEHIYNTIMQENQSIHKRNEALEKDVIELNRRFCDGEEAMGHNVETLQQGMKELDRKLHDGEEAKMQMNVARQEQVDEHKAVLQELEHNLNVMSQENSYIQQQNKALELELREVKEMLYNREETILQNVEALQVQDQELKNVKQELKDFEDSYYVIEQENGSMNQEYETLKQEVQELYKTFCNEEKAKTLGEQAQELKTVLQELKENCDVMSKDNMYMGQQNKALEQKTQELEKQLHDGEEAMIQMNKANQEHAQELKRVQLQKESLHEHNEALEKKVHELYNKFCEGEETKMHMGETLQEEAQELKNVRQELKELKHIHNELMKGKETLHQLNEALEQEVQELNKKLSEGEEAMMRTGETLEQGEQELKNVQQQLKDLEYDHNVMTQDNESLRKINEVLEQEVTELSKKLSDGEEARLHIGETHQEAAQELKQVRQELKDFKHIHNELMQGKETLHQLNEALEQEVQELNKKLSDGEEAMMHTGATLEQGEQELQIVQQQHKYLEHDHNVMTQENEALHKRNEALEHKVTELSRKLVKAEEAIMQIGQTFNQENQEFKNFQHIYNEMIQDNKSLHQLNEVLEQEVQGLNKKLCDRDEAMMQTGETLEQGEQELKNVQQQLKDLEYDHNVMTQDNESLRKINEVLEQEVTELSKKLSDGEEARLHIGETHQEAAQELKQVRQELKDFKHIHNELMQGKETLHQLNEALEQEVQELNKKLSDGEEAMMHTGATLEQGEQELQIVQQQHKYLEHDHNVMTQENEALHKRNEALEHKVTELSRKLVKAEEAIMQIGQTFNQENQEFKNFQHIYNEMIQDNKSLHQLNEVLEQEVQGLNTKLCDRDEAMMQTGETLEQGEQELKNVQQQLKDLEYDHNVMTQDNESLRKINEVLEQEVTELSKKLSDGEEARLHIGETHQEAAQELKQVRQELKDFKHIHNELMQGKETLHQLNEALEQEVQELNKKLSDGEEAMVHTGATLEQGEQELQIVQQQHKYLEHDHNVMTQENEALHKRNEALEHKVTELSRKLVKAEEAIMQIGQTFNQENQEFKNFQHIYNEMIQDNKSLHQLNEVLEQEVQGLNKKLCDRDEAMMQTGETLEQGEQELKNVQQQLKDLEYDHNVMTQDNESLRKINEVLEQEVTELSKKLSDGEEARLHIGETHQEAAQELKQVRQELKDFKHIHNELMQGKETLHQLNEALEQEVQELNKKLSDGEEAMMHTGATLEQGEQELQIVQQQHKYLEHDHNVMTQENEALHKRNEALEHKVTELSRKLVKAEEAIMQIGQTFNQENQEFKNFQHIYNEMIQDNKSLHQLNEVLEQEVQGLNKKLCDRDEAMKHIGETLEQGEQKFKNVQQKLKDSEYDQSVMTQENESLHKINEVLEQEFTELRKKLFDGEEAMMHIGETLKQGEQELKNLQQQLKDFEHNENLITQENESLFQENEAMEQEIQELHKKLFDGEEAVIHIGKTLEQGQQELKLVQQELKDLKHISYQENKSLHQLNEALEQEVQGLKKLSEGEEAMMQTGETLEQGEQELKNVQQQLKDLEYDHNVMTQENESLRKINEVLEEEVQEFNKMLCHRDEAMKHIGETLEQGEQKLKNVQQQLKDFEHNENLITQENESLFQENEAMEQEIQELKKKFHDQEEGMVEIGESLQQAVWKFKNIQQKLKDLEHNRNVIMQEKVTLHEQNGALEQEVEELNKKLLDGEEARLHIGETHQEAAQELKQVRQELKDFKHIHNELMQGKETLHQLNEALEQEVQELNKKLSDGEEAMKHTGETLEQGEQELKNVQQKLKDSEYDQSVMTQENESLHKINEVLEQEFTELSKKLFDGEEAMMHIGETLKQGEQELKNVQPLLKEFEHNENLITQENESLFQENEAMEQEIQDLNKKFFDGEEAVIHIGKTLEQGQQELKLVQQELKDLKHISYEMTQENKSLHQLNEALEQEVQGLNKKLSEGEEAMMQTGETLEQGEQELKNVQQQLKDLEYDHNVMTQENESLHKINEVLEEEVQEFNKKLCHREEAMKDIGETLEQGEQKLKNVQQQLKDFEHNENLITQENESLFQENEAMEQEIQELKKKFHDQEEGMVEIGESLQQAVWKFKNIQQKLKDLEHNRNVIMQEKVTLHEQNGALEQEVEELNKKLLDGEEARLHIGETHQEAAQELKQVRQELKDFKHIHNELMQGKETLHQLNEALEQEVQELNKKLSDGEEARLHIGETHQEAAQELKQVRQELKDFKHIHNELMQGKETLHQLNEVLEQEFTELSKKLFDGEEAMMHIGETLKQGEQELKNVQPLLKEFEHNENLITQENESLFQENEAMEQEIQDLNKKLFDGEEAVIHIGKTLEQGQQELKLVQQELKDLKHISYEMTQENKSLHQLNEALQKQIEEVKNMIRIEKGLFAGEQLKACQREEALYDELQTLNIHLTFKIRENQDLQKGLQSLKESADQRMAEDANKTAEEQQKRTHWLSNWFS; encoded by the exons ATGACTCAGTTGGAGCAGCCCCTTACTCTCAGGGCTCTGAGAGATGAGAATGTTGCCGTCCGCCGAGACAACGAGGTCCTCTCCAGAAGGAACACAGACCTCCACAGAGAGAATGAGGACCTCCACAAAAACCTTGTGGAACTCGAGTTGAAATACAAGTACTCTAGGAACAAGAGAAAAATGGCCCTTCAAATAGAGAACGAGGTTTTTCATGCCCAAAATGAGGCCCTCAACAAAGACGTTGACTCACTGCACAGTGAAAAGGAGGCTATgtggacagagagggaggctCTGTGCAGAGAAATTGAGGACCTTCACAAACAGCAGAAGGACTTTCAAATGGAGAAGCAGACTTTCCACCAAAACATCCGAGAGCTGAACCTGAAAAgcaagggagagaaagaggccaTCAGGGAGCAATGCCACATTCTGCAACAAGAAGTTTGGCAGCTAGATAGAAGTCTGCGGGACCTGGAA GATGTTCAGGAGCTCAGCAAGAACCTGGGTAATGGACAAGAGGCCATTAGACAGGAATGTGAGGAGCTGCAACAAGAAGTTAAGCAACCTGAAGAAGTTCTGCAAGATTCAACGGTTTGTGAGAACAACTATGACACATTGAAGCAGAAATACGAGTCTGTAAGCGAACAAAACAAGACCCTGGAACAAAAACTTCAGGAGGATATTTTGCATGATGGCGAAGAGGCCATGTTACAAAATAACAATGCTCTTCAAGAACAAACTCAGGAGCTCTTGAATTGTAAGCAACAACTCAAAAACTATGAACACATCTACAATACGATAATGCAAGAAAACCAGTCCATACACAAACGGAATGAGGCCCTGGAAAAAGATGTCATAGAGCTTAACAGAAGGTTTTGTGATGGAGAAGAGGCCATGGGCCATAATGTTGAGACTCTTCAACAAGGAATGAAGGAGCTTGACAGAAAGTTGCATGATGGAGAGGAGgccaaaatgcaaatgaatgtgGCTCGTCAAGAACAAGTTGATGAGCACAAGGCTGTTCTACAAGAACTGGAACACAACTTAAATGTAATGAGCCAAGAGAACAGTTacattcaacaacaaaacaaggcCCTGGAACTAGAATTACGGGAGGTCAAGGAAATGTTGTACAATAGAGAGGAGACcatattacaaaatgttgaaGCTCTCCAAGTACAAGATCAGGAGCTGAAAAATGTTAAGCAGGAACTGAAAGACTTTGAAGACAGCTATTATGTGATCGAGCAAGAAAATGGGTCTATGAACCAAGAATATGAGACCCTGAAACAAGAAGTCCAAGAGCTGTACAAAACGTTTTGTAATGAAGAAAAAGCCAAGACCCTTGGAGAACAAGCTCAAGAGCTCAAAACAGTTCTACAAGAACTAAAAGAGAATTGTGATGTGATGAGCAAGGACAACATGTATATGGGACAACAAAACAAGGCCCTTGAACAAAAAACCCAGGAGCTTGAAAAACAGTTGCATGATGGTGAAGAGGCCATGATACAAATGAACAAGGCCAACCAAGAACATGCTCAGGAGCTCAAACGTGTTCAGCTCCAAAAGGAGTCACTTCACGAACATAATGAGGCCCTGGAAAAGAAAGTCCATGAGCTTTACAATAAGTTCTGCGAAGGAGAGGAGACCAAAATGCATATGGGAGAGACTCTTCAAGAAGAAGCTCAGGAGCTCAAAAATGTTCGTCAAGAACTCAAAGAATTGAAACACATTCATAATGAGTTgatgaaaggaaaggagactCTACACCAACTAAATGAGGCCCTGGAACAAGAAGTCCAGGAACTTAATAAAAAGTTGAGTGAAGGAGAAGAGGCCATGATGCGAACTGGTGAGACATTAGAACAAGGAGAGCAGGAGCTAAAAAATGTTCAGCAACAACTCAAAGACTTGGAATATGATCATAATGTAATGACGCAGGACAATGAGTCTCTACGCAAAATAAATGAGGTCCTGGAACAAGAAGTCACCGAACTAAGCAAAAAGTtgagtgatggagaggaggcTAGATTGCATATTGGAGAAACACATCAGGAAGCAGCTCAGGAGCTCAAACAAGTTCGGCAAGAACTCAAAGACTTCAAACATATTCATAATGAGTTGATGCAAGGAAAGGAGACTCTACACCAACTAAATGAGGCCCTGGAACAAGAAGTCCAGGAGCTCAACAAAAAGTTGAGTGATGGAGAAGAGGCCATGATGCATACTGGTGCAACACTGGAACAAGGAGAGCAGGAGCTCCAAATTGTTCAGCAACAACATAAATACTTGGAACATGATCATAATGTGATGACTCAAGAAAATGAGGCCCTACACAAAAGAAATGAGGCTCTGGAACACAAAGTCACTGAACTTAGCAGAAAGTTGGTTAAAGCAGAGGAGGCCATAATGCAAATTGGACAGACTTTTAATCAAGAAAATCAAGAGTTCAAAAACTTCCAGCACATTTATAATGAGATGATACAAGACAACAAGTCTCTACACCAACTAAATGAGGTCCTGGAACAAGAAGTCCAGGGACTTAATAAAAAGTTGTGTGATCGAGATGAGGCCATGATGCAAACTGGTGAGACATTAGAACAAGGAGAGCAGGAGCTAAAAAATGTTCAGCAACAACTCAAAGACTTGGAATATGATCATAATGTAATGACGCAGGACAATGAGTCTCTACGCAAAATAAATGAGGTCCTGGAACAAGAAGTCACCGAACTAAGCAAAAAGTtgagtgatggagaggaggcTAGATTGCATATTGGAGAAACACATCAGGAAGCAGCTCAGGAGCTCAAACAAGTTCGGCAAGAACTCAAAGACTTCAAACATATTCATAATGAGTTGATGCAAGGAAAGGAGACTCTACACCAACTAAATGAGGCCCTGGAACAAGAAGTCCAGGAGCTCAACAAAAAGTTGAGTGATGGAGAAGAGGCCATGATGCATACTGGTGCAACACTGGAACAAGGAGAGCAGGAGCTCCAAATTGTTCAGCAACAACATAAATACTTGGAACATGATCATAATGTGATGACTCAAGAAAATGAGGCCCTACACAAAAGAAATGAGGCTCTGGAACACAAAGTCACTGAACTTAGCAGAAAGTTGGTTAAAGCAGAGGAGGCCATAATGCAAATTGGACAGACTTTTAATCAAGAAAATCAAGAGTTCAAAAACTTCCAGCACATTTATAATGAGATGATACAAGACAACAAGTCTCTACACCAACTAAATGAGGTCCTGGAACAAGAAGTCCAGGGACTTAATACAAAGTTGTGTGATCGAGATGAGGCCATGATGCAAACTGGTGAGACATTAGAACAAGGAGAGCAGGAGCTAAAAAATGTTCAGCAACAACTCAAAGACTTGGAATATGATCATAATGTAATGACGCAGGACAATGAGTCTCTACGCAAAATAAATGAGGTCCTGGAACAAGAAGTCACCGAACTAAGCAAAAAGTtgagtgatggagaggaggcTAGATTGCATATTGGAGAAACACATCAGGAAGCAGCTCAGGAGCTCAAACAAGTTCGGCAAGAACTCAAAGACTTCAAACATATTCATAATGAGTTGATGCAAGGAAAGGAGACTCTACACCAACTAAATGAGGCCCTGGAACAAGAAGTCCAGGAGCTCAACAAAAAGTTGAGTGATGGAGAAGAGGCCATGGTGCATACTGGTGCAACACTGGAACAAGGAGAGCAGGAGCTCCAAATTGTTCAGCAACAACATAAATACTTGGAACATGATCATAATGTGATGACTCAAGAAAATGAGGCCCTACACAAAAGAAATGAGGCTCTGGAACACAAAGTCACTGAACTTAGCAGAAAGTTGGTTAAAGCAGAGGAGGCCATAATGCAAATTGGACAGACTTTTAATCAAGAAAATCAAGAGTTCAAAAACTTCCAGCACATTTATAATGAGATGATACAAGACAACAAGTCTCTACACCAACTAAATGAGGTCCTGGAACAAGAAGTCCAGGGACTTAATAAAAAGTTGTGTGATCGAGATGAGGCCATGATGCAAACTGGTGAGACATTAGAACAAGGAGAGCAGGAGCTAAAAAATGTTCAGCAACAACTCAAAGACTTGGAATATGATCATAATGTAATGACGCAGGACAATGAGTCTCTACGCAAAATAAATGAGGTCCTGGAACAAGAAGTCACCGAACTAAGCAAAAAGTtgagtgatggagaggaggcTAGATTGCATATTGGAGAAACACATCAGGAAGCAGCTCAGGAGCTCAAACAAGTTCGGCAAGAACTCAAAGACTTCAAACATATTCATAATGAGTTGATGCAAGGAAAGGAGACTCTACACCAACTAAATGAGGCCCTGGAACAAGAAGTCCAGGAGCTCAACAAAAAGTTGAGTGATGGAGAAGAGGCCATGATGCATACTGGTGCAACACTGGAACAAGGAGAGCAGGAGCTCCAAATTGTTCAGCAACAACATAAATACTTGGAACATGATCATAATGTGATGACTCAAGAAAATGAGGCCCTACACAAAAGAAATGAGGCTCTGGAACACAAAGTCACTGAACTTAGCAGAAAGTTGGTTAAAGCAGAGGAGGCCATAATGCAAATTGGACAGACTTTTAATCAAGAAAATCAAGAGTTCAAAAACTTCCAGCACATTTATAATGAGATGATACAAGACAACAAGTCTCTACACCAACTAAATGAGGTCCTGGAACAAGAAGTCCAGGGACTTAATAAAAAGTTGTGTGATCGAGACGAGGCCATGAAGCATATTGGTGAAACACTGGAACAAGGAGAGCAGAAGTtcaaaaatgttcaacaaaaaCTCAAAGACTCTGAATATGATCAGAGTGTGATGACTCAAGAAAATGAGTctctacacaaaataaatgaggtCCTGGAACAAGAATTCACCGAACTAAGAAAAAAGTTGTTTGATGGAGAGGAAGCCATGATGCATATTGGTGAGACCCTGAAACAAGGTGAGCAGGAGCTAAAAAATCTACAGCAACAACTCAAAGACTTTGAACACAATGAGAATTTGATCACCCAAGAAAACGAGTCCCTATTCCAAGAAAATGAGGCCATGGAACAAGAAATCCAGGAGCTTCATAAGAAGTTGTTTGATGGGGAGGAGGCTGTGATACATATTGGCAAGACTCTTGAACAAGGTCAGCAGGAGCTCAAACTTGTTCAGCAGGAACTCAAAGACTTGAAACACATAAGTTATCAAGAAAACAAGTCTCTACACCAACTAAATGAGGCCCTGGAACAAGAAGTCCAGGGACTTAAAAAGTTGAGTGAAGGAGAAGAGGCCATGATGCAAACTGGTGAGACATTAGAACAAGGAGAGCAGGAGCTAAAAAATGTTCAGCAACAACTCAAAGACTTGGAATATGATCATAATGTAATGACGCAGGAAAATGAGTCTCTACGCAAAATAAATGAGGTCCTGGAAGAAGAAGTCCAGGAGTTCAACAAAATGTTGTGTCATCGAGACGAGGCCATGAAGCATATTGGTGAAACACTGGAACAAGGAGAGCAGAAGCTCAAAAATGTTCAGCAACAACTCAAAGACTTTGAACACAATGAGAATTTGATTACCCAAGAAAACGAGTCCCTATTCCAAGAAAATGAGGCCATGGAACAAGAAATCCAGGAGCTTAAGAAAAAGTTCCATGATCAAGAAGAGGGCATGGTGGAAATTGGAGAGAGTCTTCAACAAGCAGTGTGGAAGTTCAAAAATATACAGCAAAAACTCAAAGACTTGGAACACAATCGTAATGTGATAATGCAAGAAAAGGTGACTCTACATGAACAAAATGGGGCCCTGGAACAAGAAGTCGAGGAACTTAACAAAAAATTGCTTGATGGAGAGGAGGCTAGATTGCATATTGGAGAAACACATCAGGAAGCAGCTCAGGAGCTCAAACAAGTTCGGCAAGAACTCAAAGACTTCAAACATATTCATAATGAGTTGATGCAAGGAAAGGAGACTCTACACCAACTAAATGAGGCCCTGGAACAAGAAGTCCAGGAGCTCAACAAAAAGTTGAGTGATGGAGAAGAGGCCATGAAGCATACTGGTGAAACACTGGAACAAGGAGAGCAGGAGCtcaaaaatgttcaacaaaaaCTCAAAGACTCTGAATATGATCAGAGTGTGATGACTCAAGAAAATGAGTctctacacaaaataaatgaggtCCTGGAACAAGAATTCACCGAACTAAGCAAAAAGTTGTTTGATGGAGAGGAAGCCATGATGCATATTGGTGAGACCCTGAAACAAGGTGAGCAGGAGCTCAAAAATGTACAGCCACTACTCAAAGAATTTGAACACAATGAGAATTTGATCACCCAAGAAAACGAGTCCCTATTCCAAGAAAATGAGGCCATGGAACAAGAAATCCAGGATCTTAATAAAAAGTTCTTTGATGGAGAGGAGGCTGTGATACATATTGGCAAGACTCTTGAACAAGGTCAGCAGGAGCTCAAACTTGTTCAGCAGGAACTCAAAGACTTGAAACACATTAGTTATGAAATGACGCAAGAAAACAAGTCTCTACACCAACTAAATGAGGCCCTGGAACAAGAAGTCCAGGGACTTAATAAAAAGTTGAGTGAAGGAGAAGAGGCCATGATGCAAACTGGTGAGACATTAGAACAAGGAGAGCAGGAGCTAAAAAATGTTCAGCAACAACTCAAAGACTTGGAATATGATCATAATGTAATGACGCAGGAAAATGAGTctctacacaaaataaatgaggtCCTGGAAGAAGAAGTCCAGGAGTTCAACAAAAAATTGTGTCATCGAGAGGAGGCCATGAAGGATATTGGTGAAACACTGGAACAAGGAGAGCAGAAGCTCAAAAATGTTCAGCAACAACTCAAAGACTTTGAACACAATGAGAATTTGATCACCCAAGAAAACGAGTCCCTATTCCAAGAAAATGAGGCCATGGAACAAGAAATCCAGGAGCTTAAGAAAAAGTTCCATGATCAAGAAGAGGGCATGGTGGAAATTGGAGAGAGTCTTCAACAAGCAGTGTGGAAGTTCAAAAATATACAGCAAAAACTCAAAGACTTGGAACACAATCGTAATGTGATAATGCAAGAAAAGGTGACTCTACATGAACAAAATGGGGCCCTGGAACAAGAAGTCGAGGAACTTAACAAAAAATTGCTTGATGGAGAGGAGGCTAGATTGCATATTGGAGAAACACATCAGGAAGCAGCTCAGGAGCTCAAACAAGTTCGGCAAGAACTCAAAGACTTCAAACATATTCATAATGAGTTGATGCAAGGAAAGGAGACTCTACACCAACTAAATGAGGCCCTGGAACAAGAAGTCCAGGAGCTCAACAAAAAGTTGAGTGATGGAGAAGAGGCTAGATTGCATATTGGAGAAACACATCAGGAAGCAGCTCAGGAGCTCAAACAAGTTCGGCAAGAACTCAAAGACTTCAAACATATTCATAATGAGTTGATGCAAGGAAAGGAGACTCTACACCAACTAAATGAGGTCCTGGAACAAGAATTCACAGAACTAAGCAAAAAGTTGTTTGATGGAGAGGAAGCCATGATGCATATTGGTGAGACCCTGAAACAAGGTGAGCAGGAGCTCAAAAATGTACAGCCACTACTCAAAGAATTTGAACACAATGAGAATTTGATCACCCAAGAAAACGAGTCCCTATTCCAAGAAAATGAGGCCATGGAACAAGAAATCCAGGATCTTAATAAAAAGTTGTTTGATGGGGAGGAGGCTGTGATACATATTGGCAAGACTCTTGAACAAGGTCAGCAGGAGCTCAAACTTGTTCAGCAGGAACTCAAAGACTTGAAACACATTAGTTATGAAATGACGCAAGAAAACAAGTCTCTACACCAACTAAATGAGGCcctgcaaaaacaaattgaGGAGGTCAAGAACATGATCAGGATTGAAAAAGGCTTGTTTGCAGGGGAGCAGCTCAAAGCCTGCCAGAGGGAGGAAGCACTTTATGATGAATTGCAGACACTTAACATTCATCTGACGTTTAAGATAAGGGAAAATCAGGACCTCCAGAAAGGACTGCAGTCCCTTAAAGAGAGTGCTGATCAGCGGATGGCAGAAGATGCAAACAAGACCGCCGAGGAGCAGCAGAAACGGACACATTGGCTTTCTAACTGGTTTTCCTAA